In Streptomyces chartreusis, the following proteins share a genomic window:
- a CDS encoding MerR family transcriptional regulator: MEKTASQADLGTGPRESASREAGAGLTTGALARRLGVSPTTLRSWDRRYGIGPEVRGEGRHRRWTPRDVAVLEAMCRLTSAGVPPAEAARTASRGADDAVALADDAEAAPTGGARTRASGTLPLGDVRQECRGLARAAVRLDAPAVEQQLASAVDDHGIVVAWQEVMAPTLHAVGRKWASSGDRYVEVEHLLSWHVSSALRRCTRPLGTPGPAHAPGPVLLACVPGEQHSLPLEALNAGLCELGLPTRMFGGAVPAEALTAAVTRIGPAVVVLWAQTRSAASLPLAQHIAGAQWGVRGARGRPVVMLGGPGWLGRPGPGMLRPTSLKDALDVLTGLYSQGTPAGSQ, encoded by the coding sequence ATGGAGAAGACGGCGAGCCAGGCGGACCTCGGGACCGGACCCCGGGAGTCGGCCTCCCGGGAGGCGGGCGCGGGTCTCACGACCGGTGCGCTGGCCCGCCGGCTCGGGGTGTCGCCCACCACGCTGCGTTCCTGGGACCGCCGCTACGGCATCGGGCCGGAGGTCCGCGGCGAGGGCCGGCACCGGCGGTGGACGCCGCGGGACGTCGCCGTGCTGGAGGCGATGTGCCGGCTGACGTCCGCCGGAGTACCGCCCGCGGAGGCCGCCCGCACCGCGAGCCGGGGAGCGGACGATGCCGTCGCGCTCGCGGACGACGCCGAGGCCGCGCCGACGGGCGGCGCCCGGACCCGTGCGAGCGGCACGCTGCCGCTGGGCGATGTGCGTCAGGAGTGCCGTGGGCTCGCCCGGGCCGCGGTGCGGCTCGACGCGCCCGCCGTGGAGCAGCAGTTGGCCTCGGCGGTGGACGACCACGGCATCGTCGTCGCCTGGCAGGAGGTGATGGCGCCGACGCTGCACGCGGTGGGCCGCAAGTGGGCCTCGTCAGGCGACCGTTACGTCGAGGTGGAACACCTGCTGTCCTGGCACGTCTCCAGCGCGCTCCGCCGGTGCACCCGCCCCCTGGGGACACCGGGCCCGGCCCACGCTCCCGGACCCGTGCTGCTGGCCTGCGTGCCCGGCGAGCAGCACAGCCTCCCGCTCGAGGCGCTCAACGCCGGGCTGTGCGAACTGGGCCTGCCCACGCGGATGTTCGGCGGCGCCGTCCCCGCGGAGGCGCTCACGGCCGCGGTGACCCGGATCGGTCCTGCGGTGGTCGTGCTGTGGGCCCAGACCCGGTCGGCCGCGAGCCTGCCGCTGGCCCAGCACATCGCGGGCGCGCAGTGGGGCGTGCGGGGCGCACGCGGCCGGCCCGTGGTGATGCTGGGCGGCCCCGGCTGGCTCGGCCGCCCCGGGCCGGGAATGCTGCGGCCCACCAGCCTGAAGGACGCGCTGGACGTGCTCACGGGGCTGTACTCGCAAGGGACGCCCGCGGGTTCGCAGTGA
- a CDS encoding MMPL family transporter, whose amino-acid sequence MSSPARRARVLVPLLLLVGWLVAGGVLGPYAGRLGEVATNDQAAFLPRSAESTEVIAQQRAFRQNETLPVIVVWTGEEGTGITERRTAATRALASLTGSPGVAGEVSPAIPSEDGQALEGVVPLRPDLGDELAGTLDRVRAAAERVPGTTVQLAGPAATQADLSDAFAGIDGLLLAVALAVVLVILLLVYRSLLLPLVIIVGSVFALGVACAVVYVLADHDVVRVDGQVQGILSILVIGAATDYALLLTARYREELARRADRFTAMAAALRQSWAAITASAATVALGLLALLLSDLTNNRALGPVGAIGIACAVLTSLTFLPAALVLLGRAAYWPARPRPVDADREGIWHRVAALVDRAPRKVWAVTLAVLLAGAACAPLLTSKGVPLDETFVNDAPSVAAQQTLSRHFPAGSGNPAVVVADAGRLTDVVRAAEDTEGVASAAAAGASGRPGDEPLVVDGRVRVDVTLTAAPDSDAAKDTVARLRAAVHDVPDADALVGGYTAQQYDTLRTAQDDRALIVPVVLAIILVILIALLRSLLLPVLLVVTVALNFLTTLGVSALVFRHILGFEGTDASVPLYGFVFLVALGVDYNIFLMSRVREETLRHGPAQGISRGLVSTGGVITSAGVVLAATFAALGVIPLAFLVQIAFIVAFGVLLDTLVVRSLLVPALVRDIGPRVWWPTSVGENTKG is encoded by the coding sequence ATGTCCTCCCCCGCCCGACGCGCCCGTGTGCTCGTCCCCCTGCTCCTGCTGGTCGGCTGGCTCGTCGCCGGAGGTGTCCTCGGCCCCTACGCCGGACGCCTCGGCGAGGTCGCGACCAATGACCAGGCCGCGTTCCTGCCGCGCAGCGCCGAGTCGACCGAAGTCATAGCGCAGCAGCGCGCGTTCCGGCAGAACGAGACCCTGCCCGTGATCGTGGTCTGGACCGGCGAGGAAGGCACCGGGATCACCGAGCGGCGGACCGCCGCCACCCGGGCCCTCGCCTCCCTCACCGGCTCGCCCGGAGTCGCCGGCGAGGTCTCACCGGCGATCCCGTCCGAGGACGGGCAGGCACTGGAGGGCGTGGTCCCGCTGCGCCCCGACCTCGGCGACGAACTCGCCGGCACCCTGGACCGCGTCCGCGCGGCCGCCGAGCGCGTCCCGGGCACCACGGTCCAGCTCGCGGGTCCCGCCGCGACCCAGGCCGACCTGTCCGACGCCTTCGCCGGCATCGACGGGCTGCTCCTCGCGGTCGCGCTGGCCGTGGTCCTGGTCATCCTGCTGCTCGTCTACCGCAGCCTGCTGCTGCCCCTGGTGATCATCGTCGGTTCGGTCTTCGCCCTCGGCGTGGCCTGCGCCGTGGTGTACGTCCTGGCCGACCACGACGTCGTCCGCGTCGACGGGCAGGTGCAGGGCATCCTCTCGATCCTCGTGATCGGCGCGGCCACCGACTACGCCCTGCTGCTCACGGCCCGCTACCGCGAGGAACTCGCCCGGCGCGCCGACCGGTTCACCGCCATGGCGGCCGCGCTGCGGCAGTCCTGGGCGGCGATCACCGCCAGCGCCGCCACCGTCGCGCTCGGACTGCTCGCCCTGCTGCTCAGCGACCTCACCAACAACCGCGCCCTCGGCCCGGTCGGCGCCATCGGCATCGCCTGCGCCGTCCTGACCTCGCTGACCTTCCTGCCCGCCGCGCTCGTCCTCCTCGGCCGCGCCGCCTACTGGCCCGCAAGGCCGCGCCCCGTGGACGCGGACCGGGAAGGCATCTGGCACCGGGTCGCCGCCCTGGTCGACCGGGCGCCGCGCAAGGTCTGGGCGGTCACCCTCGCCGTCCTGCTGGCCGGCGCCGCCTGCGCGCCCCTCCTCACCTCCAAGGGGGTCCCGCTCGACGAGACCTTCGTCAACGACGCGCCCTCGGTCGCCGCGCAGCAGACCCTGAGCCGGCACTTCCCGGCCGGCTCCGGCAACCCCGCCGTGGTCGTCGCCGACGCCGGCCGGCTCACCGACGTCGTCCGCGCGGCCGAGGACACCGAGGGCGTCGCTTCCGCCGCCGCGGCCGGCGCCTCGGGCCGGCCCGGTGACGAACCCCTCGTCGTCGACGGCCGGGTACGCGTCGACGTCACCCTCACCGCCGCCCCCGACAGCGACGCCGCCAAGGACACCGTCGCCCGGCTGCGCGCCGCCGTGCACGACGTGCCGGACGCCGACGCCCTCGTCGGCGGCTACACGGCCCAGCAGTACGACACCCTGCGCACCGCCCAGGACGACCGTGCCCTGATCGTCCCCGTGGTCCTCGCGATCATCCTGGTCATCCTGATCGCGCTGCTGCGCTCGCTCCTGCTGCCGGTGCTGCTGGTGGTGACGGTGGCTCTCAACTTCCTGACCACACTGGGCGTCTCGGCGCTGGTGTTCCGTCACATCCTCGGCTTCGAGGGGACCGACGCGTCGGTGCCGCTGTACGGGTTCGTGTTCCTCGTCGCCCTCGGGGTCGACTACAACATCTTCCTCATGTCCCGGGTGCGGGAGGAGACACTGCGGCACGGGCCCGCGCAGGGCATCTCCCGCGGCCTCGTCAGCACCGGCGGGGTCATCACCTCCGCCGGTGTGGTGCTGGCCGCCACCTTCGCCGCCCTCGGCGTGATCCCGCTGGCGTTCCTCGTACAGATCGCCTTCATCGTGGCCTTCGGCGTCCTGCTCGACACCCTCGTCGTGCGGTCGCTGCTGGTGCCCGCGCTGGTGCGGGACATCGGGCCGCGCGTGTGGTGGCCGACGTCCGTCGGAGAAAACACGAAGGGGTGA
- a CDS encoding SAM-dependent methyltransferase, translated as MTTAGTDRDEPTPRTDRPGPAPDDRPGVAHRLAALAGEALGGPLPVRLRAWDGSEAGPADGPVAVVRSRRALRRLLWAPGELGLAQAYVTGDLDVEGDLAQALRIMWAAARDHGSHAPRLTLAGRARAVGTAVRLGAVGPRPAAPPSQARLRGRLHSKSRDRDAISHHYDLSNDFYRLLLDDTMAYSCGYWASDDPGFGSADAQRAKLELICRKLAVVPGARLLDIGCGWGSLTLHAAERHKAQVTAVTLAAEQAAYVREQVRERRLEHRVEVVCQDYRDITGGDYDAVATVEMGEHVGDAEYPAFAAALHRLVRPQGRVLVQQMSRAGNAPGGGAFIEAYIAPDMHMRPLGDTAGLLERAGLEVRHIESLREHYVRTVAAWQRTLEERWDDVVRMTGEETARVWRLYLAGGALAFEEGRMGVDQILSVRPNPRGGSGMPLSPEHWYAGLDRS; from the coding sequence ATGACCACCGCCGGAACCGACCGAGACGAGCCGACCCCCCGAACCGACCGGCCGGGCCCCGCCCCGGACGACCGGCCGGGTGTCGCCCACCGGCTCGCCGCCCTGGCCGGAGAAGCGCTCGGCGGCCCGTTGCCGGTGCGGCTGCGCGCCTGGGACGGCAGCGAGGCCGGCCCGGCCGACGGGCCCGTGGCCGTCGTACGTTCCCGGCGCGCCCTGCGGCGACTGCTGTGGGCACCCGGCGAGCTGGGCCTGGCCCAGGCGTACGTGACCGGTGACCTCGACGTCGAGGGCGACCTGGCGCAGGCGCTGCGCATCATGTGGGCTGCGGCCCGGGACCATGGCTCGCACGCCCCACGGCTCACCCTCGCAGGCCGGGCCCGGGCGGTCGGCACGGCCGTACGGCTCGGTGCCGTCGGTCCCCGTCCGGCCGCGCCGCCGTCCCAGGCACGCCTGCGCGGCCGCCTGCACAGCAAGTCCCGCGACCGGGACGCCATCAGCCACCACTACGACCTGTCCAACGACTTCTACCGGCTCCTCCTCGACGACACCATGGCCTACTCCTGCGGCTACTGGGCGAGCGACGACCCCGGCTTCGGTTCCGCCGACGCCCAGCGGGCCAAGCTGGAACTGATCTGCCGCAAGCTGGCCGTCGTGCCCGGCGCCCGGCTGCTCGACATCGGCTGCGGCTGGGGCTCCCTCACGCTGCACGCGGCCGAACGGCACAAGGCGCAGGTCACCGCCGTCACCCTGGCCGCGGAGCAGGCCGCGTACGTGCGGGAACAGGTGCGTGAACGCCGCCTGGAGCACCGGGTCGAGGTCGTGTGCCAGGACTACCGGGACATCACGGGCGGCGACTACGACGCGGTCGCCACCGTCGAGATGGGCGAGCACGTCGGCGACGCCGAGTACCCGGCCTTCGCCGCCGCCCTGCACCGGCTCGTCCGGCCCCAGGGGCGCGTGCTGGTGCAGCAGATGTCGCGCGCGGGCAACGCACCGGGCGGCGGCGCCTTCATCGAGGCATACATCGCCCCCGACATGCACATGCGACCGCTCGGCGACACCGCCGGGCTCTTGGAGCGCGCCGGGCTGGAGGTGCGGCACATCGAATCGCTGCGCGAGCACTACGTGCGCACGGTCGCGGCGTGGCAGCGCACCCTGGAGGAACGCTGGGACGACGTCGTACGGATGACCGGCGAGGAGACGGCACGCGTATGGCGGCTGTACCTGGCCGGCGGCGCACTCGCCTTCGAGGAGGGGCGTATGGGCGTCGACCAGATCCTGAGCGTTCGCCCGAATCCGCGCGGCGGCAGTGGCATGCCGCTGTCGCCGGAGCACTGGTACGCGGGGCTGGACCGGTCGTGA
- a CDS encoding SDR family oxidoreductase → MEQDEVREGPRCLVTGATGYIGGRLVPELLDAGFGVRCLARSPDRLRDHPWAKEAEVVRGDVTDAASVRRALEGVDVAYYLVHALGTGKEFEETDRRAARIFAEQARAAGVRRIVYLGGLTPAGVPERELSPHLRSRAEVGRILLASGVPTTVLRAAVILGSGSASFEMLRYLTERLPVMVTPGWVHTRIQPVAVRDVLRALVGSARMPEDVNRTFDIGGPDVLTYREMMVRYAAVAGLPRRVILTVPMLTPGLSSLWVGLVTPVPSSIARPLTESLRHEVVCAEHDITEHVPDPPGHPIGFEEAVRLALRRVRDARVTTRWSSASVPGAPSDPLPTDPHWAGGSLYSDDRECRVDASPGALWRVIEGIGGENGWYSFPLAWAVRGWLDRLVGGVGLRRGRRDASRLRVGDSLDFWRVEAIEPGRLLRLRAEMRLPGLAWLEMRVLTDGDGRTRYRQRALFHPHGLLGQAYWWSVSPFHAIVFGGMARNIARAAASTPAPAPDGARVP, encoded by the coding sequence ATGGAGCAGGACGAGGTGCGTGAGGGACCGCGGTGCCTGGTGACCGGCGCCACGGGTTACATCGGCGGGCGCCTCGTGCCCGAGCTGCTGGACGCCGGGTTCGGGGTGCGCTGCCTGGCCCGCTCCCCCGACCGGCTGCGTGATCACCCCTGGGCGAAGGAGGCCGAGGTGGTGCGCGGCGACGTCACCGACGCGGCCTCCGTCCGCCGGGCGCTGGAGGGCGTCGACGTGGCGTACTACCTGGTGCACGCCCTGGGCACCGGGAAGGAATTCGAGGAGACCGACCGCAGGGCCGCGCGGATCTTCGCCGAGCAGGCACGGGCCGCGGGCGTCCGGCGGATCGTCTACCTCGGCGGTCTCACCCCCGCGGGCGTGCCCGAGCGGGAGCTCTCCCCGCATCTGCGCTCGCGGGCCGAGGTCGGCCGGATCCTGCTGGCCTCAGGGGTGCCGACGACCGTCCTGCGGGCGGCCGTCATCCTCGGCTCGGGCTCCGCCTCCTTCGAGATGCTGCGCTATCTGACCGAACGCCTGCCGGTGATGGTCACTCCCGGCTGGGTGCACACCCGCATCCAGCCCGTGGCCGTCCGGGACGTGCTGCGCGCCCTCGTCGGCAGCGCCCGGATGCCCGAGGACGTCAACCGGACCTTCGACATCGGCGGGCCGGACGTGCTGACGTACCGGGAGATGATGGTCCGCTACGCGGCGGTCGCCGGGCTGCCGCGCCGGGTCATCCTCACCGTGCCGATGCTCACCCCCGGCCTGTCCAGCCTCTGGGTCGGCCTGGTCACCCCTGTCCCCTCCTCGATCGCACGCCCGCTCACCGAGTCGCTGCGGCACGAGGTGGTGTGCGCCGAGCACGACATCACCGAACACGTCCCCGACCCGCCGGGGCATCCGATCGGCTTCGAGGAGGCCGTACGGCTGGCCCTGCGGCGGGTGCGGGACGCGCGGGTGACGACCCGCTGGTCGTCGGCGTCCGTGCCCGGCGCCCCGAGCGACCCCCTGCCGACCGACCCGCACTGGGCGGGCGGAAGCCTGTACAGCGACGACCGGGAGTGCCGGGTCGACGCCTCACCCGGGGCGCTGTGGCGGGTGATCGAGGGGATCGGCGGCGAGAACGGCTGGTACTCCTTCCCGCTCGCGTGGGCGGTGCGCGGCTGGCTCGACCGGCTGGTCGGCGGGGTGGGGCTGCGCCGGGGGCGCCGCGACGCGTCCCGGCTGCGGGTCGGCGACTCGCTGGACTTCTGGCGGGTCGAGGCGATCGAGCCCGGCCGGCTGCTGCGGCTGCGCGCCGAGATGCGGCTGCCGGGGCTGGCCTGGCTGGAGATGCGGGTCCTCACCGACGGGGACGGCCGCACCCGGTACCGGCAGCGCGCCCTGTTCCATCCGCACGGTCTGCTCGGCCAGGCGTACTGGTGGAGCGTCTCCCCCTTCCACGCGATCGTGTTCGGCGGCATGGCCCGCAACATCGCCCGGGCCGCGGCGAGCACGCCCGCCCCCGCACCGGACGGCGCCCGCGTTCCCTGA
- a CDS encoding cryptochrome/photolyase family protein: protein MSISVVLFTSDLRLHDHPPLRAALDGTELTVPLFVRDRAVDGAGFAVPNRLAFLADCLRDLDAGLRERGGRLVVREGDLVDQVCKVVTEADADEVHMASDASAHAQRREERLRRALEAEGVRLHVHDTVSTAVAPGAVTPAGSDHFAVFTPYFRRWSDELVRDALGAPRKVRVPDGVGSEPLPSRDDVRGVSQGLAAGGEQEGRKLLTAWLRGPVSAYEERHDDLAGDATSHLSPHLHFGTLSPVELVHRARRAGGPGAEAFVRQLAWRDFHRQVLAARPDAGSADYRPRHDRWRSEREARDDIEAWREGRTGYPVVDAAMRQLRHEGWMHNRGRLLTASFLAKTLYVDWRIGARHFLDLLVDGDVANNQLNWQWVAGTGTDTRPNRVLNPVTQAKRYDPDGGYVRRWVPELAGVEGRTVHEPWRLPDDERAALDYPDPIIDLSDGLARFKQARGR, encoded by the coding sequence ATGAGCATCTCGGTCGTCCTGTTCACCTCCGATCTGCGGCTGCACGACCACCCGCCGCTGCGCGCCGCCCTCGACGGCACCGAGCTGACGGTCCCGCTGTTCGTGCGGGACCGGGCGGTGGACGGCGCCGGGTTCGCCGTACCGAACAGGCTGGCCTTCCTCGCCGACTGTCTGCGCGACCTGGACGCCGGGCTGCGCGAGCGGGGCGGCCGGCTCGTCGTGCGCGAGGGCGACCTCGTGGACCAGGTCTGCAAGGTGGTCACCGAGGCGGACGCCGACGAGGTGCACATGGCGTCCGACGCCAGCGCCCACGCCCAGCGGCGCGAGGAGCGGCTGCGGCGGGCCCTGGAGGCCGAAGGGGTGCGGCTGCACGTCCACGACACGGTGAGCACCGCCGTCGCCCCGGGGGCGGTGACCCCGGCCGGCTCGGACCACTTCGCCGTCTTCACGCCCTACTTCCGCCGCTGGTCCGACGAGCTGGTGCGGGACGCGCTGGGCGCGCCGCGCAAGGTACGGGTCCCGGACGGCGTCGGCTCCGAGCCGCTCCCCTCCCGTGACGATGTGCGGGGCGTGTCGCAGGGGCTCGCCGCGGGAGGCGAGCAGGAGGGCCGCAAACTGCTCACCGCGTGGCTGCGCGGACCGGTGTCCGCCTACGAGGAGCGCCATGACGACCTCGCCGGCGACGCCACCTCCCACCTCTCCCCGCATCTGCACTTCGGCACCCTGTCCCCCGTCGAGCTGGTCCACCGCGCGCGGCGGGCCGGCGGGCCCGGTGCCGAGGCCTTCGTACGGCAGCTCGCCTGGCGCGACTTCCACCGGCAGGTCCTCGCCGCGCGGCCGGACGCGGGCAGCGCCGACTACCGCCCCCGGCACGACCGTTGGCGCTCCGAGCGGGAGGCGCGCGACGACATCGAGGCGTGGAGGGAGGGCCGCACCGGCTATCCGGTCGTCGACGCCGCGATGCGCCAGCTGCGGCACGAGGGCTGGATGCACAACCGCGGCCGCCTGCTGACGGCGAGCTTCCTGGCCAAGACCCTGTACGTCGACTGGCGCATCGGCGCCCGGCACTTCCTCGATCTGCTGGTCGACGGCGATGTCGCCAACAACCAGCTGAACTGGCAGTGGGTCGCGGGGACGGGCACAGACACCCGGCCCAACCGTGTCCTCAACCCGGTCACGCAGGCCAAGCGCTACGACCCCGACGGCGGCTATGTCCGGCGCTGGGTACCGGAGTTGGCGGGGGTCGAGGGACGTACGGTGCACGAGCCGTGGCGGCTGCCCGACGACGAGCGTGCCGCGCTGGACTACCCGGATCCGATCATCGACCTGTCCGACGGGCTGGCCCGCTTCAAGCAGGCCCGTGGGAGATGA
- a CDS encoding sigma-70 family RNA polymerase sigma factor, translating to MKEAVYIGPNPSSKPDLAELVQRVALGDQDAFAALYDSVASPVHGVVRSVLRDRAQSEEVAQEVLVEVWRTAPRYRPDRGTPVNWILTLAHRRAVDRVRSVEAAAAREHKAALLDRLPEYDHVTEQVEARLEREQVRRCLRTLTDLQKQAVTLAYYRGLTYRQVAETLALPLGTVKTRLRDGLVRLRDCLGVTV from the coding sequence GTGAAAGAAGCCGTGTACATCGGCCCGAACCCGTCGTCAAAGCCCGATCTGGCGGAACTGGTGCAGCGGGTGGCCCTGGGCGACCAGGACGCGTTCGCCGCGCTGTACGACTCCGTGGCGAGCCCCGTCCACGGGGTGGTCCGCAGCGTGCTGCGCGACCGGGCCCAGTCGGAGGAGGTGGCCCAGGAGGTGCTGGTGGAGGTGTGGCGGACGGCTCCCCGGTACCGGCCCGACCGCGGCACCCCCGTGAACTGGATCCTGACGCTCGCGCACCGGCGGGCCGTGGACCGGGTGCGGTCGGTGGAGGCCGCCGCTGCGCGGGAGCACAAGGCCGCGCTGCTCGACCGGTTGCCCGAGTACGACCACGTGACCGAGCAGGTCGAGGCACGTCTGGAGCGGGAGCAGGTGCGGCGCTGTCTGCGGACCCTCACGGACCTCCAGAAGCAGGCCGTCACGCTCGCGTACTACCGGGGGCTGACGTACCGCCAGGTCGCCGAGACCCTCGCGCTGCCGCTCGGCACGGTCAAGACGCGGCTGCGCGACGGCCTCGTCCGGCTGCGTGACTGTCTGGGGGTGACCGTGTGA
- a CDS encoding MarR family winged helix-turn-helix transcriptional regulator, whose amino-acid sequence MGTANDGQQRAAGPESGADGTPTDLYSFAVRLRRMNGEINRLVHGFAAEHGLHPTDIQALAAIMDTDEPMTPGRLRQHLGLTSGAVTACVDRLERAGHIRRVRESADRRVVHLHYAPDARSAARSYFRPLAAATEAARAQFSEAELAVVLRFLTAMNEELGTVGPGAR is encoded by the coding sequence GTGGGCACAGCGAACGACGGGCAACAGCGTGCGGCGGGACCGGAGTCCGGCGCGGACGGGACGCCGACCGACCTGTACTCCTTCGCGGTGCGGCTGCGCCGCATGAACGGAGAGATCAACCGTCTGGTCCATGGCTTCGCGGCCGAGCACGGTCTGCACCCCACGGACATCCAGGCCCTCGCGGCGATCATGGACACGGACGAACCGATGACCCCCGGCCGCCTGCGGCAGCACCTCGGCCTCACCTCTGGGGCGGTCACGGCGTGCGTGGACCGCCTGGAGCGCGCGGGGCACATCCGCAGGGTCCGGGAGAGCGCCGACCGCAGGGTCGTCCATCTGCACTACGCCCCCGACGCGCGGTCCGCGGCCCGGTCCTACTTCCGTCCGCTCGCCGCGGCGACGGAGGCCGCCCGCGCACAGTTCAGCGAGGCGGAGCTGGCCGTGGTGCTGCGCTTCCTCACCGCGATGAACGAGGAACTGGGCACGGTCGGGCCGGGCGCCCGCTGA
- a CDS encoding sigma-70 family RNA polymerase sigma factor, giving the protein MTPPPSAVPPARSAAGSTDQGPAPTGEEELERGLVSGDEACLAALYRRWSPLVHTLAWRALGDAREAEDVTQQVFLGVWRGRQGYRPERGTVAGWISGITRRKIADALSARTRRSDLVASAGTRLSPDEGGSDRFAEAALDRVVVRDALAGLPDAQQRVLRLTFYEDLTQTQIAERTGWPLGTVKSHARRGLHRLHHRLREDVQV; this is encoded by the coding sequence ATGACACCGCCTCCGAGCGCCGTGCCCCCGGCCCGCTCGGCTGCCGGATCCACCGATCAGGGCCCGGCACCGACCGGCGAGGAAGAGCTGGAGCGTGGCCTGGTCTCGGGCGACGAGGCGTGTCTGGCCGCCCTGTACCGGCGCTGGTCGCCCCTGGTGCACACGCTCGCCTGGCGGGCGCTCGGCGACGCGCGGGAGGCGGAGGACGTCACCCAGCAGGTCTTCCTCGGCGTGTGGCGGGGTCGGCAGGGCTACCGGCCCGAGCGCGGCACGGTCGCCGGCTGGATCTCGGGCATCACCCGGCGCAAGATCGCCGACGCCCTGTCCGCACGGACGCGGCGCAGTGACCTCGTCGCCTCGGCCGGCACCCGTCTCTCCCCCGACGAGGGCGGCAGCGACCGGTTCGCGGAGGCCGCCCTGGACCGGGTGGTCGTCCGCGACGCGCTCGCCGGGCTGCCGGACGCCCAGCAGCGGGTGCTGCGGCTGACCTTCTACGAGGACCTCACCCAGACCCAGATCGCCGAACGCACCGGCTGGCCCCTGGGGACGGTCAAGAGCCACGCCCGGCGCGGCCTGCACCGGCTGCACCACCGTCTGCGGGAGGACGTCCAGGTCTGA
- a CDS encoding anti-sigma factor has protein sequence MITAELHTLSGAYALHALPHDERAAFERHLADCEACAQEVAEFTATAARLGLATAGPMPPEMREQVLHRIAAVRQERPVSASTARAGRFGARARRSSRWALAACLAAAGLGGVAVWQRDRAGDARAEARQARASADELAAVLTAPDARTGTARLAGGATGAVVVSRSLDKAVFVSSGMAEPPRGKVYQLWFDDRGTMRPAGLMDPRRADQSVLLQGALDGADGMGITVEPAGGSPEPTSPPVAVMDFPA, from the coding sequence GTGATCACCGCCGAGCTGCACACGCTGTCCGGTGCCTACGCCCTGCACGCCCTCCCCCACGACGAGCGGGCCGCCTTCGAGCGGCATCTCGCGGACTGCGAGGCCTGCGCGCAGGAGGTCGCCGAGTTCACCGCGACCGCGGCCAGGCTCGGCCTCGCGACGGCCGGGCCGATGCCGCCGGAGATGCGGGAGCAGGTACTGCACCGCATAGCCGCCGTACGGCAGGAGAGGCCGGTGTCGGCCTCCACCGCCCGTGCCGGCCGGTTCGGGGCGCGGGCGCGCCGGTCGTCCCGGTGGGCGTTGGCCGCCTGTCTCGCCGCCGCCGGGCTGGGCGGCGTCGCCGTGTGGCAGCGCGATCGTGCCGGGGACGCGCGGGCCGAGGCCCGCCAGGCACGGGCGAGCGCCGACGAGCTGGCCGCCGTGCTCACCGCTCCCGACGCGCGCACCGGTACGGCCCGGCTGGCGGGCGGTGCGACCGGTGCGGTGGTGGTGTCCCGGAGCCTGGACAAGGCCGTGTTCGTCAGCTCCGGCATGGCGGAGCCGCCGCGCGGCAAGGTCTACCAGCTGTGGTTCGACGACCGCGGCACCATGCGGCCCGCCGGTCTGATGGACCCGCGCCGGGCCGACCAGTCGGTGCTGCTCCAGGGCGCCCTGGACGGGGCGGACGGCATGGGCATCACGGTGGAACCGGCGGGCGGCTCGCCGGAACCCACCTCGCCACCGGTCGCAGTGATGGACTTCCCGGCCTGA
- a CDS encoding DUF1295 domain-containing protein produces the protein MNGLDWGAFALNLLWAAAAVLAVMLVTFAVAVRLGVHRVVDIAWGAAFGAVAVVTFVASAGDGDLGRRVLVTALTVVWGLRLAVHIARRGHGDGEDPRYDALLAKVPGNRDLYALRVVYLLQGALVLLVSLPVQAAQYVPADMTAFAWAGTALWAVGLFFEAVGDAQLARFKADPAHRGRIMDRGLWRYTRHPNYFGDFCVWWGLFLIACDSGAAALVSVVSPLVMTFLLVRGSGKPLLERHMSERPGYAEYVARTSGFFPWPPRRRV, from the coding sequence GTGAACGGCCTCGACTGGGGCGCCTTCGCCCTCAACCTGCTCTGGGCCGCGGCCGCCGTCCTCGCCGTCATGCTGGTCACCTTCGCCGTGGCCGTACGTCTGGGCGTCCACCGCGTGGTCGACATCGCCTGGGGCGCCGCGTTCGGAGCGGTCGCCGTCGTGACCTTCGTGGCGTCGGCCGGGGACGGGGACCTCGGGCGCCGGGTCCTGGTCACCGCCCTGACGGTGGTGTGGGGGCTGCGGCTCGCCGTGCACATCGCCCGCCGGGGGCACGGCGACGGCGAGGACCCGCGCTACGACGCCCTGCTGGCGAAGGTGCCCGGGAACCGCGACCTGTACGCGCTGCGCGTCGTGTACCTGCTCCAGGGCGCACTGGTGCTGCTCGTGTCGCTCCCGGTCCAGGCCGCCCAGTACGTACCGGCGGACATGACGGCCTTCGCCTGGGCCGGCACCGCGCTCTGGGCGGTGGGCCTGTTCTTCGAAGCCGTCGGGGACGCCCAGCTGGCCCGCTTCAAGGCGGATCCCGCTCACCGAGGCCGGATCATGGACCGGGGGCTGTGGCGCTACACCCGGCACCCCAACTACTTCGGGGACTTCTGCGTCTGGTGGGGGCTGTTCCTGATCGCCTGCGACTCGGGCGCGGCGGCCCTGGTGTCCGTCGTCTCCCCGCTGGTGATGACCTTCCTGCTCGTCCGCGGGAGCGGGAAGCCGCTGCTGGAGCGGCACATGAGCGAACGTCCGGGATACGCCGAGTACGTCGCCCGTACGAGCGGATTCTTCCCTTGGCCGCCGCGTCGCCGTGTATGA